In Fundulus heteroclitus isolate FHET01 chromosome 18, MU-UCD_Fhet_4.1, whole genome shotgun sequence, a single genomic region encodes these proteins:
- the paf1 gene encoding RNA polymerase II-associated factor 1 homolog produces the protein MAPTIQTQAQREDGHSRPSSHRSVPERSGIVCRVKYCNSLPDIPFDPKFITYPFDQHRFVQYKATSLEKQHKHELLTEPDLGVTIDLINPDTYRIDPNILLDTADEKLLEEDIQAPSSSKRSQQHAKVVPWMRKTEYISTEFNRYGVSNEKVEVKIGVSVKQQFTEEEIYKDRDSQISAIEKTFEDAQKSITQHYSKPRVTPVEVLPVFPDFKMWINPCAQVIFDSDPAPKDISAPAGVEMMSQAMIRGMMDEEGNQFVAYFLPNEETLRKRKRDCEEGVDYMAEDLYDYKIAREYNWNVKNKASKGYEENYFFIFRDGDGVYYNELETRVRLSKRRAKAGAQSTTNAVLVCKHRDMNEKELEAQEARKAQLENHEPEDEEEDMDMDKDMADSGDEKEKGSGSEAENSGSESEREEEDQEQSGEEDEEDEDRAKRRRKASASGSESGEERTREMRDEEEIFGSDDDSDDNEPKNSARSSGEEGSGSEDEAENRRSPSASPARSDRSSDHSETHAQSGSERGSDSTEASDSE, from the exons ATGGCTCCAACGATCCAAACTCAAGCTCAACGGGAAGACGGCCACAG CCGCCCGTCTTCTCACAGAAGCGTGCCGGAGAG GTCAGGGATCGTCTGCCGGGTGAAGTACTGCAACAGCTTGCCCGACATCCCATTCGATCCCAAATTCATCACCTATCCATTCGATCAGCACAG GTTTGTCCAATATAAAGCCACTTCCCTTGAGAAACAGCATAAACACGAGCTCCTGACCGAACCAGACCTGGGCGTCACCATTGACCTTATCAATCCAGACACCTACCGTATCGACCCCAACA TTCTTTTGGACACCGCTGATGAAAAGCTGCTGGAAGAGGACATCCAGGCTCCATCCAGCTCCAAAAG GTCGCAGCAACACGCCAAGGTTGTGCCATGGATGAGGAAAACAGAATATATTTCCACAGAGTTTAACAGATATGGTGTTTCTAACGAGAAAGTGGAAGTCAA GATTGGAGTGTCCGTCAAACAACAGTTTACAGAAGAAGAGATCTACAAGGATCGAGACAGTCAGATTTCTGCCATCGAGAAGACGTTTGAGGATGCACAGAAATCG ATCACACAGCACTACAGTAAACCCAGAGTCACTCCTGTGGAGGTCTTGCCTGTGTTCCCTGACTTTAAG ATGTGGATCAACCCATGCGCTCAGGTCATCTTTGACTCTGATCCCGCACCTAAAGACATATCAGCGCCAGCAGGCGTGGAAATGATGTCTCAGGCCATGATCAG AGGAATGATGGATGAGGAGGGAAATCAGTTTGTGGCCTACTTCTTGCCCAACGAGGAAACACTTCGCAAGCGGAAGAGAGACTGCGAGGAGGGGGTTGATTATATGGCTGAGGACCT GTATGATTACAAGATTGCAAGGGAATACAACTGGAATGTCAAGAACAAAGCCAGCAAAGGTTATGAGGAGAACTACTTCTTTATCTTCAGAGATGGCGACGGGGTTTACTACAACGAGCTGGAGACTAG GGTACGTCTAAGCAAAAGGAGAGCCAAGGCTGGAGCACAGTCCACTACCAACGCTGTGCTGGTGTGTAAGCACAGAGATATGAATGAGAAGGAACTGGAAGCCCAG GAGGCACGTAAAGCACAGCTGGAGAACCATGAGCCagaagatgaggaggaagacATGGACATGGACAAAGACATGGCGGATTCTG GTGACGAGAAGGAGAAGGGCAGCGGCAGCGAGGCCGAGAACTCTGGCAGTGAATcagagagggaagaggaggaccAGGAGCAGAGCGGCGAAGAAGACGAGGAGGACGAAGACCGAGCCAAGAGGCGGCGGAAGGCGAGCGCCAGCGGGAGCGAAAGCGGCGAGGAGAGGACTCGCGAGATGCGAGACGAGGAGGAGATCTTTGGCAGCGACGACGACAGCGACGACAACGAGCCCAAGAACTCGGCCAGGAGCAGCGGGGAGGAGGGCAGCGGCAGCGAGGACGAAGCGGAGAACAGGAGGAGCCCCAGCGCCTCGCCAGCGCGCAGCGACCGCAGCAGCGACCACTCAGAGACCCACGCCCAGAGTGGAAGCGAGAGGGGATCGGACTCCACCGAGGCCAGTGACAGCGAATAA
- the LOC105934524 gene encoding protein Smaug homolog 2 isoform X1, which produces MMFRDQVGILTDWFKGWNECEQTVALLSLLKRVSRTQARFLHICLEHWLADCTEIHILEAEANNAATVSQWHQEPKEKVVSLLLSHLPLLQPRNCEAKCEYMKLLQKVLTHTIESSLFVEESRQLLSYALIHPATTLDDRTSLASWLNHLEEHLSSGYASRAPPSPYHPRQGSDEWPSTAEALDPGGSWPDKSPSSSTSPAGQNGHLPFPGGMSSPINSNNTGLVGQMQPSPLKKPMQVIPSNSQACGSEWGSQDDGVGRQNFLSTDHAPLSPQSSIASSGSEQTEEQGSARNTFLEDGSGMKDVPAWLKSLRLHKYASLFSQMTYEEMMILTEQHLESQNVTKGARHKIALSIQKLRERQSVLKSLEKDILEGGNLRNALQELQQIIITPIKAHSPPSAAQPVPDASASSTEGTKTGADKEPPSEEFQSHNPPPCDGDSSVAPISDGDIAGQFTRVMGKVCTQLLVSRTDEENISCYLQLIEKCLAHEAFTETHKKRLVTWKQQVLKLLRLFPRKNIQDMSAYRQKGWNYGSNSLPTAGSVSGGVSRRGQRQFPMTPRGLPAGRMCLPGGIGGVSPRHTLTNPALAGQGRQNLWFANPGGSNSMPSQSRSSVQRTHSLPVHTSPQTMLMFQQQECQVPGADLEINPTLESLCLSMTEHALGDGTDRTSTI; this is translated from the exons ATGATGTTCCGAGATCAGGTAGGTATCCTCACAGATTGGTTCAAAGGCTGGAATGAGTGTGAACAGACAGTGGCGCTCTTGTCGCTTCTGAAGAGGGTGTCGCGCACCCAGGCTCGTTTTCTCCACATCTGCCTTGAGCATTGGCTGGCAGACTGCACTGAGATCCACATCCTTGAAGCCGAGGCCAACAATGCAG caacTGTCAGTCAGTGGCACCAGGAGCCAAAAGAGAAGGTGGTGTCCTTGCTGTTGTCCCACTTGCCTCTGCTGCAGCCACGAAACTGTGAGGCCAAATGTGAGTacatgaagctgctgcagaaggTGTTGACTCACACTATTGAGAGTAGCCTTTTTGTGGAAGAAAGCAGGCAGCTGCTCTCTTATGCACTCATTCACCCCGCCACCACCCTGGACGATCGCACCTCACTTGCCTCATGGCTAAACCACCTGGAGGAGCACCTGTCCAGCGGTTATGCATCTCGGGCGCCCCCTAGCCCTTACCACCCGCGCCAGGGCTCTGACGAGTGGCCCAGCACGGCTGAAGCTCTCGATCCGGGCGGCTCGTGGCCAGACAAGTCGCCGTCGTCCAGCACGTCTCCTGCGGGCCAGAACGGACACTTGCCCTTCCCAGGCGGGATGTCCTCACCGATTAACAGCAATAACACGG GTCTGGTTGGCCAGATGCAGCCAAGCCCTCTGAAGAAGCCCATGCAGGTCATTCCTTCCAATTCCCAGGCGTGTGGCTCAGAGTGGGGCAGCCAGGACGACGGCGTGGGGCGACAGAACTTCCTCTCCACAGACCACGCGCCTCTTTCCCCTCAGAGCAGCATAGCGTCTTCAGGCAGTGAGCAGACGGAAGAGCAGGGCTCGGCTCGCAACACTTTCCTGGAGGACGGCAGCGGCATGAAAG ATGTTCCTGCATGGTTGAAGAGCCTTCGCCTTCATAAATATGCATCCCTATTCTCACAGATGACCTACGAGGAGATGATGATACTCACGGAGCAACATCTAGAATCTCAG AACGTCACGAAAGGAGCGCGGCACAAGATCGCGTTGAGTATCCAGAAACTGCGAGAGAGACAGAGTGTTCTAAAGTCTTTAGAGAAG GATATTTTGGAAGGGGGAAACCTGCGCAACGCCCTCCAGGAGCTTCAGCAGATCATCATCACACCCATCAAGGCCCACAGTCCACCCAGCGCAGCACAACCGGTCCCGGACGCCTCCGCTTCCTCGACAGAAGGCACAAAGACGGGAGCCGACAAAGAACCACCATCCGAGGAATTTCAGTCCCACAACCCACCCCCTTGTGACGGAGACTCTTCGGTCGCGCCGATCTCAGACGGGGACATCGCAGGACAGTTCACTCGTGTCATGGGGAAAG tgtGCACCCAGCTGCTGGTTTCAAGGACGGATGAAGAAAACATCAGTTGTTACCTTCAACTTATTGAGAAGTGTCTAGCACATGAG GCTTTCACAGAAACTCACAAGAAAAGGCTGGTCACCTGGAAGCAGCAGGTCCTCAAGCTGCTGCGCCTGTTCCCTCGGAAAAATATCCAGGACATGTCTGCTTACCGACAGAAAGG cTGGAACTATGGGTCAAACTCCCTCCCCACAGCAGGCTCTGTGAGTGGAGGTGTAAGCCGACGGGGCCAGAGGCAGTTCCCAATGACCCCACGGGGACTCCCTGCTGGGCGGATGTGTCTTCCTGGTGGGATCGGCGGAGTGTCTCCACGCCACACGCTCACTAATCCTGCGCTGGCAGGACAGGGTAGACAA AACCTTTGGTTTGCCAACCCTGGGGGCAGCAACAGCATGCCAAGTCAGAGTCGCAGCTCTGTGCAGCGGACCCATTCGCTCCCTGTCCACACATCCCCACAAACCATGCTCATGTTCCAGCAGCAAG AATGCCAAGTTCCAGGGGCTGACCTGGAGATCAATCCCACGCTGGAGTCACTGTGCCTCAGTATGACGGAGCATGCCTTAGGGG ATGGAACTGACCGGACATCGACAATATGA
- the gmfg gene encoding glia maturation factor gamma has translation MSSSLVVCEVDESLKEKLKKFRFRKETNNAAILMKIDMAKQLVILEEEYEDITLDDLRNELPERQPRYIVYSYKYIHADGRVSYPLCFIFSSPMGCKPEQQMMYAGSKNRLVQAAELTKVFETRNADDLTEEWLKNQLAFFR, from the exons ATG TCAAGTTCTTTGGTTGTGTGCGAAGTGGACGAGagtctgaaagaaaaactgaaaaagttcAGATTTCGAAAAGAAACCAACAATGCAGCCATCCTGA tgAAAATAGACATGGCGAAACAACTTGTTATCCTTGAAGAGGAATATGAg GATATCACACTGGATGACCTGAGAAATGAgcttcctgaacgccaacccaG ATATATTGTCTACAGCTACAAATATATCCATGCTGATGGAAGGGTGTCTTATCCGCTCTGCTTCATTTTCTCAAGCCCAATGG GGTGTAAGCCAGAGCAGCAGATGATGTACGCAGGCAGCAAGAATCGTCTGGTCCAAGCTGCGGAGCTCACAAAG GTCTTTGAAACCAGAAATGCTGATGACCTGACAGAAGAATGGCTCAAGAACCAGCTGGCATTCTTTCGCTGA
- the LOC105934524 gene encoding protein Smaug homolog 2 isoform X2 encodes MMFRDQRVSRTQARFLHICLEHWLADCTEIHILEAEANNAATVSQWHQEPKEKVVSLLLSHLPLLQPRNCEAKCEYMKLLQKVLTHTIESSLFVEESRQLLSYALIHPATTLDDRTSLASWLNHLEEHLSSGYASRAPPSPYHPRQGSDEWPSTAEALDPGGSWPDKSPSSSTSPAGQNGHLPFPGGMSSPINSNNTGLVGQMQPSPLKKPMQVIPSNSQACGSEWGSQDDGVGRQNFLSTDHAPLSPQSSIASSGSEQTEEQGSARNTFLEDGSGMKDVPAWLKSLRLHKYASLFSQMTYEEMMILTEQHLESQNVTKGARHKIALSIQKLRERQSVLKSLEKDILEGGNLRNALQELQQIIITPIKAHSPPSAAQPVPDASASSTEGTKTGADKEPPSEEFQSHNPPPCDGDSSVAPISDGDIAGQFTRVMGKVCTQLLVSRTDEENISCYLQLIEKCLAHEAFTETHKKRLVTWKQQVLKLLRLFPRKNIQDMSAYRQKGWNYGSNSLPTAGSVSGGVSRRGQRQFPMTPRGLPAGRMCLPGGIGGVSPRHTLTNPALAGQGRQNLWFANPGGSNSMPSQSRSSVQRTHSLPVHTSPQTMLMFQQQECQVPGADLEINPTLESLCLSMTEHALGDGTDRTSTI; translated from the exons ATGATGTTCCGAGATCAG AGGGTGTCGCGCACCCAGGCTCGTTTTCTCCACATCTGCCTTGAGCATTGGCTGGCAGACTGCACTGAGATCCACATCCTTGAAGCCGAGGCCAACAATGCAG caacTGTCAGTCAGTGGCACCAGGAGCCAAAAGAGAAGGTGGTGTCCTTGCTGTTGTCCCACTTGCCTCTGCTGCAGCCACGAAACTGTGAGGCCAAATGTGAGTacatgaagctgctgcagaaggTGTTGACTCACACTATTGAGAGTAGCCTTTTTGTGGAAGAAAGCAGGCAGCTGCTCTCTTATGCACTCATTCACCCCGCCACCACCCTGGACGATCGCACCTCACTTGCCTCATGGCTAAACCACCTGGAGGAGCACCTGTCCAGCGGTTATGCATCTCGGGCGCCCCCTAGCCCTTACCACCCGCGCCAGGGCTCTGACGAGTGGCCCAGCACGGCTGAAGCTCTCGATCCGGGCGGCTCGTGGCCAGACAAGTCGCCGTCGTCCAGCACGTCTCCTGCGGGCCAGAACGGACACTTGCCCTTCCCAGGCGGGATGTCCTCACCGATTAACAGCAATAACACGG GTCTGGTTGGCCAGATGCAGCCAAGCCCTCTGAAGAAGCCCATGCAGGTCATTCCTTCCAATTCCCAGGCGTGTGGCTCAGAGTGGGGCAGCCAGGACGACGGCGTGGGGCGACAGAACTTCCTCTCCACAGACCACGCGCCTCTTTCCCCTCAGAGCAGCATAGCGTCTTCAGGCAGTGAGCAGACGGAAGAGCAGGGCTCGGCTCGCAACACTTTCCTGGAGGACGGCAGCGGCATGAAAG ATGTTCCTGCATGGTTGAAGAGCCTTCGCCTTCATAAATATGCATCCCTATTCTCACAGATGACCTACGAGGAGATGATGATACTCACGGAGCAACATCTAGAATCTCAG AACGTCACGAAAGGAGCGCGGCACAAGATCGCGTTGAGTATCCAGAAACTGCGAGAGAGACAGAGTGTTCTAAAGTCTTTAGAGAAG GATATTTTGGAAGGGGGAAACCTGCGCAACGCCCTCCAGGAGCTTCAGCAGATCATCATCACACCCATCAAGGCCCACAGTCCACCCAGCGCAGCACAACCGGTCCCGGACGCCTCCGCTTCCTCGACAGAAGGCACAAAGACGGGAGCCGACAAAGAACCACCATCCGAGGAATTTCAGTCCCACAACCCACCCCCTTGTGACGGAGACTCTTCGGTCGCGCCGATCTCAGACGGGGACATCGCAGGACAGTTCACTCGTGTCATGGGGAAAG tgtGCACCCAGCTGCTGGTTTCAAGGACGGATGAAGAAAACATCAGTTGTTACCTTCAACTTATTGAGAAGTGTCTAGCACATGAG GCTTTCACAGAAACTCACAAGAAAAGGCTGGTCACCTGGAAGCAGCAGGTCCTCAAGCTGCTGCGCCTGTTCCCTCGGAAAAATATCCAGGACATGTCTGCTTACCGACAGAAAGG cTGGAACTATGGGTCAAACTCCCTCCCCACAGCAGGCTCTGTGAGTGGAGGTGTAAGCCGACGGGGCCAGAGGCAGTTCCCAATGACCCCACGGGGACTCCCTGCTGGGCGGATGTGTCTTCCTGGTGGGATCGGCGGAGTGTCTCCACGCCACACGCTCACTAATCCTGCGCTGGCAGGACAGGGTAGACAA AACCTTTGGTTTGCCAACCCTGGGGGCAGCAACAGCATGCCAAGTCAGAGTCGCAGCTCTGTGCAGCGGACCCATTCGCTCCCTGTCCACACATCCCCACAAACCATGCTCATGTTCCAGCAGCAAG AATGCCAAGTTCCAGGGGCTGACCTGGAGATCAATCCCACGCTGGAGTCACTGTGCCTCAGTATGACGGAGCATGCCTTAGGGG ATGGAACTGACCGGACATCGACAATATGA